The region GGATGAGATGGGCAAAGAGATCAGGCCCGACTCAGGCATAGGCATAAAGCCGATCTCGGTGACCGGCACCAAGCGGCTGGTGCGCAAGGCGATCCGGCATGCGATTGATAACAACCGCAGCAGCGTCACCATCGTGCATAAAGGCAACATCATGAAGTACACCGAGGGTGCGTTCAAGATATGGGGCTATGAGCTGGCGCTTGAGGAGTTCCGGGATCAGGTTATCACCGAGGTCGAGCTCTGGGATCAGGTGATGGCCGATGACGGTGTAACGCCCGTCACCAAGGAGGGGGCGTATGCCTCTCTGCGAGGTGGAAAGCCGGCAGGGGACCCGAACGGACGTATCGTGATCAAGGACCGCATCGCGGACCAGACCTTCCAGCAGGTGCTCCTGCGGCCCGACGAGTACGACGTTATGGCCATGCCTAACCTGAACGGGGACTACCTTTCGGATGCGTGCGCGGCACAGGTGGGCGGACTGGGGCTGGCGCCGGGCGCGAATATCGGTGACTACACAGCGCTCTTCGAGGCAACACACGGCACCGCACCCAAGTACCGCGGCATGGACAAGGTCAATCCAGGCTCGCTTTTGCTGTCCGGTGTGATGATGCTTGAGTACCTCGGCTGGAAGGAGGCGGCGCAGGCGATCCGCGCAGCGTTGGAACGAACCATCCTCGAACGCACCGTTACCTACGATCTCGCCCGTCAGCTCGAGGGTGTGCAGCCTGTCAAGACCAGCGAGTTTGCAAAGGCCATCGTGGCCAACCTTCCGTGAGGCGTATTATGAGATGTTCAGACTGCGGCAAGGAGTTAGCGGAGGATTTCCGCTACTGCCCGTACTGCGGCAGCATCCTGGGAGAGGCGGACGGAGAACACTTTCGCAGACAGGGGCACCGACTGCGCGTGCAGGGCAAGGTAAAGAAAGCACTCGAAGCCTACAAGAAGGCGGCGGAGCTGTTGCCTGACGATGCCTATCTCTTCAGGTGTCTTGGTGATCTCTATTACCTCACCGGCGAACCGGAAGAGGCTATCCAATCCTACGGTCATTCCCTCTCTTTGGAAGAAACCTCAAGCGACACATGGTATCACCTCGGTGTTGCCTACTACCGCAGCGGATACGTAAAGCAGGCGATTGAGGCACTGGAACGCTGCCTTGAGATCGATCCTGACTTCGCTATGGCCTATTACCGGTTAGGTATAGCCTTCTATCATCGGGGGAGTATACCTCGGGCTAAGGAGTGCTACGAAAAGCTTCTTGCCATACATCCGGAGTCGAAGATAGCTCACTACCATCTGGGGATCGTTTGCAACGCGTTGGGTGAGTATGAGTGTGCCCTCAAAAACTTCGAGGTGATCGAGAAGCGCAACCCGAAGGACGCAGCGCTCATGTATCACATGGGTTACGCCTACTTCCACCTGCACGATGTTACAAAGGCGGTGGTCAAACTGCGTCGCGCGCTTGAGCTGAACCCCCAGCATCGCGCCGCCCAGCTTCTCCTTGACTCTTATATGGACAGCAAACTGCCCTGACCAGCTCAATAAACGCCACGCCTTTACCCAAGCGACCACTGGATTCTACACAGTTAAGCATGGATATTCTTATTTGGTTAAAGTTTAACAAACGGAAAAAATCAATTACTCTACGAGGGTTTGACAACGTCTTAAATCTTCGTATATTTGAGTGGTGTCTGCCGGAAGCAAAAAGGTTAGTAATTCTGGTGGACTAATCAGATTAACCTTAATGCCGCGCAGCGGCATAAAGAGAGGAGGAGCGATGAAAAACCGCATCGTGCTGCTGCTTGCGCTCGT is a window of candidate division TA06 bacterium B3_TA06 DNA encoding:
- a CDS encoding isocitrate dehydrogenase (NADP(+)) (Converts isocitrate to alpha ketoglutarate); the encoded protein is MNPEKITVKDGELQIPDNPIIPFIEGDGIGPDITSASMHVWNAAVERVYGGKCRIEWKEIYAGEKAFEKIGSYLPDKTVDAIREHIVAIKGPLTTPVGGGFRSLNVSLRQILDLYACVRPVSWIKGVPSPVRHPEKLDVVIFRENTEDVYAGIEWVQGSEEAAKIINFIKDEMGKEIRPDSGIGIKPISVTGTKRLVRKAIRHAIDNNRSSVTIVHKGNIMKYTEGAFKIWGYELALEEFRDQVITEVELWDQVMADDGVTPVTKEGAYASLRGGKPAGDPNGRIVIKDRIADQTFQQVLLRPDEYDVMAMPNLNGDYLSDACAAQVGGLGLAPGANIGDYTALFEATHGTAPKYRGMDKVNPGSLLLSGVMMLEYLGWKEAAQAIRAALERTILERTVTYDLARQLEGVQPVKTSEFAKAIVANLP